Proteins encoded by one window of Desulfurococcus sp.:
- a CDS encoding 50S ribosomal protein L11 methyltransferase, which translates to MKPFKPVKGYWFTIHTVRELAGSKCTETTLDIGLTTIRVCSENNKIRVKDFEVDVRDLEPSEPDRIVLLEETGRIYEVILHSDTGFYKLKAVDGWSPPTLEINGIHMHRIQGVNPWQDTLLKIKAARIRRGSIVLDTCMGLGYTAIASLKTGAVEVHTYEIDENVIWIAERNPWSRSLENDRIVVRKGDVVEEVGKLESEFFTRIIHDPPRFTKSTGGLYSLEFYRELYRVLKPGGVLFHYTGEPRRHGAPDILKGIKNRLLSAGFTRVIYDPLAQGFTCFKQA; encoded by the coding sequence GTGAAGCCCTTCAAACCTGTAAAAGGCTACTGGTTTACTATTCACACAGTTAGAGAGCTAGCGGGGTCTAAGTGCACTGAGACAACCCTAGATATTGGTTTAACTACAATCAGGGTTTGCAGCGAGAACAATAAGATTAGAGTCAAGGATTTCGAAGTCGACGTCAGGGATTTAGAGCCAAGTGAACCGGATAGAATAGTCCTGCTTGAGGAAACCGGTAGAATATACGAGGTTATCTTACACTCAGATACCGGGTTCTACAAGCTTAAAGCCGTAGATGGATGGTCACCCCCAACACTAGAGATCAACGGGATACACATGCATAGAATCCAGGGGGTGAATCCTTGGCAGGATACTCTTCTAAAGATTAAAGCAGCTAGGATTCGAAGAGGCTCTATAGTCCTTGATACCTGCATGGGCTTAGGCTATACTGCTATAGCCTCCCTGAAAACCGGTGCTGTAGAAGTTCATACTTACGAGATTGATGAAAACGTTATCTGGATTGCGGAGAGGAATCCTTGGAGCAGGAGCCTCGAGAACGACAGGATAGTAGTGAGGAAAGGTGATGTTGTCGAGGAGGTTGGAAAGCTGGAATCAGAGTTCTTTACTAGAATAATACATGATCCACCGAGATTCACGAAGAGCACGGGAGGCCTCTATAGTCTAGAATTTTATAGAGAGCTCTATAGAGTCCTCAAGCCTGGTGGAGTATTATTCCATTATACTGGTGAGCCGAGAAGACATGGAGCTCCTGATATACTCAAAGGAATCAAGAATAGGCTGCTTTCTGCAGGCTTCACTAGAGTAATCTATGACCCCCTTGCCCAGGGCTTCACCTGCTTTAAGCAGGCATAG
- a CDS encoding haloacid dehalogenase, with protein sequence MRSIVEVIKKDIEAVDRVLSIKDAIREEAYRLVRELVRESGSIITLVHRGMVEDAKTRLEAARIIARRLKEITSSHPDLYYSGMIYNGLSEYVEAVLFYSIIVEGRALPLSELDIPYAPYLQGLGDLIGELRRYIIKLLDEGLVKRAEEYLEVAEEIYSSLKTLEYPDALIPGLRHKVDVASRLIEETRVLILNTKNAYLCAGGTRETSIQESCGNPPLNSAFDQ encoded by the coding sequence ATGAGGAGTATTGTTGAGGTTATCAAGAAGGATATTGAGGCTGTAGATAGAGTTTTAAGCATTAAGGATGCTATCCGTGAGGAGGCCTACAGGCTTGTAAGAGAGCTGGTGAGGGAGAGTGGTAGCATCATTACGCTTGTTCATAGAGGCATGGTGGAGGATGCTAAAACCAGGCTTGAAGCAGCTAGAATCATAGCCCGCAGATTGAAGGAGATTACAAGCAGCCATCCAGACCTATACTACTCTGGGATGATTTATAATGGGTTAAGCGAGTACGTGGAGGCCGTGTTATTCTACAGTATTATTGTGGAGGGGAGAGCTCTACCACTAAGCGAGCTAGATATACCCTACGCACCATACCTCCAGGGTCTCGGGGACCTCATAGGAGAGCTTAGAAGATATATTATCAAGCTCCTGGACGAAGGCTTAGTTAAACGCGCTGAAGAGTACCTTGAGGTAGCTGAAGAAATATACAGTAGCCTTAAAACCCTAGAGTACCCTGACGCCCTAATACCCGGGTTAAGGCATAAAGTTGATGTTGCATCAAGGTTGATTGAGGAGACTAGGGTACTAATTCTAAACACGAAGAACGCTTACCTGTGTGCTGGTGGAACCCGTGAAACAAGCATTCAAGAATCCTGTGGTAACCCCCCGTTAAACTCCGCTTTTGATCAGTAG
- a CDS encoding phosphoglucomutase: MLRVLDGRITGRPLTDIRLEDVVMLGVVFGSKLGGKALVVSGRDSTPVSRMLKRALTAGLMSVGCDVMDFHEAVNGEISFSMKRFGATGGFNIHVSPTRPGFITIRLYKAPGYELIGKNAVDVVSAISSPPGSTTTSIGWVNYAEYMHELYASALISFIKSDDVSAARLNIVASYSHGASGDILRKMMASLGLEHTLMSSGRVESGAYPMTSDMGKVALSTRAIGADIGVVFNIDASSLAVYLREIGFLLPEEILLAVLTRYPAGSSIVLEKNTSTTVARYLAEKGYHVKIVEDEEKFIETVRKERPVMALNSRGEFITPLFSLGYDAIVIFAQLLEALSLQRDEVYREVAAVRSLITSSQKNPRDVEALCSGENCIRTLWGFRALGKGVLETYMYNPESGSYVLFTEKTELS, encoded by the coding sequence ATGCTCAGAGTGCTTGATGGGAGGATAACAGGTAGGCCTCTAACTGATATAAGACTTGAGGATGTAGTAATGCTTGGAGTAGTCTTCGGCTCGAAGCTTGGAGGAAAAGCTCTTGTTGTAAGTGGAAGAGATTCAACCCCGGTCTCACGGATGCTTAAGAGGGCGTTAACAGCTGGATTAATGAGTGTTGGCTGCGATGTAATGGACTTCCACGAGGCTGTTAACGGCGAGATATCTTTCAGCATGAAGCGGTTTGGGGCTACTGGAGGCTTCAACATTCATGTAAGCCCTACGAGACCAGGTTTTATTACCATAAGGCTGTATAAAGCACCCGGGTATGAGTTAATTGGGAAGAACGCTGTAGATGTAGTATCAGCGATAAGCTCCCCGCCGGGTAGCACAACTACTAGTATCGGTTGGGTTAACTACGCTGAATACATGCACGAGCTCTATGCTTCAGCATTGATAAGCTTCATTAAATCTGATGATGTCTCAGCAGCTAGACTCAATATTGTTGCAAGCTACAGTCATGGTGCTTCAGGCGATATCCTGAGGAAAATGATGGCTTCACTTGGATTAGAGCATACATTAATGAGTAGTGGTAGAGTTGAATCAGGAGCCTACCCCATGACGAGTGATATGGGGAAGGTGGCATTATCCACTAGAGCCATTGGTGCTGATATAGGCGTAGTCTTCAATATTGATGCATCATCGCTAGCAGTATACTTGAGGGAAATAGGCTTCCTGCTTCCCGAGGAAATACTTCTAGCAGTGCTAACAAGGTATCCTGCTGGAAGCAGCATCGTGCTCGAGAAGAATACCTCGACAACTGTAGCCAGGTACCTGGCTGAGAAAGGATACCACGTGAAAATAGTGGAGGATGAAGAGAAGTTCATAGAGACTGTGAGAAAAGAGAGACCTGTGATGGCCTTGAATAGTAGAGGCGAGTTCATAACACCCTTATTCAGTTTAGGCTATGATGCCATCGTAATATTTGCTCAGCTACTCGAAGCCTTAAGCCTCCAGAGGGATGAAGTATACAGGGAAGTCGCAGCTGTGAGAAGCTTAATCACATCCAGCCAGAAGAATCCGAGGGATGTAGAGGCTCTCTGTAGTGGCGAGAACTGTATTAGGACGCTGTGGGGGTTTAGAGCTCTAGGGAAAGGTGTTCTAGAGACATACATGTATAATCCTGAATCCGGCTCTTACGTATTATTCACTGAGAAAACAGAACTCTCCTGA
- a CDS encoding energy-coupling factor transporter transmembrane component T produces the protein MKPHVYSSFIYAIVMTLLAFIVRDTLWLTVASLVSIAISFTYGGRRVVYLLTLVAIGLFGVFVNALVFANTGPAVAEIGFLTIRRHALEEFTIVSLRLLLIAGAGGVFALTHSSSEIARGLTKELGLPYSIALAVSYALRSIPLIKRDLEEVLFMRKQRGYSRIPLKPSDLASILTPLLSVNYNRAVWSGISAEIRGLRLVRTRVVIKVNLMDLLLLALITALLVLLVVLHETSL, from the coding sequence GTGAAGCCGCACGTCTACTCATCCTTCATATATGCTATTGTAATGACGCTACTAGCGTTCATCGTCAGAGATACCCTCTGGCTTACTGTAGCCTCGCTTGTAAGCATAGCTATTAGCTTTACCTACGGGGGCAGAAGAGTGGTGTATCTGCTAACTTTAGTAGCTATAGGCTTGTTCGGGGTCTTCGTTAACGCTCTGGTCTTCGCTAACACTGGCCCGGCTGTCGCTGAGATCGGCTTCCTCACTATTAGAAGACACGCTCTAGAAGAGTTTACCATTGTATCTCTCAGGCTGCTACTAATAGCTGGTGCTGGTGGAGTATTCGCTTTAACGCACAGCAGTAGCGAGATTGCTCGAGGGCTTACGAAAGAACTTGGACTCCCCTACTCTATTGCTCTCGCTGTATCCTACGCGTTAAGGTCAATTCCATTGATTAAGAGGGATCTGGAGGAGGTGCTCTTCATGCGAAAGCAGAGGGGGTATAGTAGGATACCATTGAAGCCTTCAGACCTGGCCTCCATTCTCACTCCTCTTCTCTCAGTAAACTATAATAGAGCTGTGTGGAGTGGTATAAGTGCTGAGATACGAGGACTTAGACTAGTGAGAACGCGTGTAGTAATTAAGGTTAACTTAATGGATTTGCTTCTCCTAGCTTTAATCACTGCTCTTCTAGTACTACTTGTAGTACTCCACGAAACCTCGCTATGA
- a CDS encoding zinc ABC transporter substrate-binding protein: MTSRRVILALSLTAVFFILMVQVPVIHAERSIHVVTVFPSLVEDIRQLLCSGDTVDYLVPPGVDPHEYQLTTSDLDKLAGADIVVSTGHTGVEVKIEELAASGELKAIVVNIMEIPGLRITVNPSTGQANMHMPIYDPLNYMLFVENLTAVIAGINPSKADCYREKALEVISTVTQLAADNYRRYLGVPAVVDSPGVQYAVEWMGFKVLRSLQPEHEVEPQPTDLKTVEDLMRSGSVKIAFVSSPVTGTPGRMLVEMAERYRVPVVEVPSPLTLNSTIVKLKLVASRVEEAGIKPETAQEACSVSVDYRREQEVQYALIAAYTIIGFTLGVLASRWASRRGLKR; the protein is encoded by the coding sequence ATGACATCCCGGAGGGTAATATTAGCTCTATCACTTACCGCAGTATTCTTCATACTGATGGTTCAGGTACCTGTAATCCATGCGGAAAGATCTATTCACGTGGTCACCGTCTTCCCGAGCCTAGTTGAAGATATTAGGCAGCTACTATGTAGTGGTGACACCGTAGACTACCTAGTACCTCCTGGAGTAGACCCCCACGAATACCAGTTGACCACTAGCGATTTAGACAAGCTGGCGGGAGCTGACATAGTGGTTTCAACAGGCCATACAGGAGTTGAAGTGAAGATAGAGGAGCTAGCTGCTTCAGGCGAGCTGAAGGCTATTGTAGTGAACATCATGGAGATCCCGGGGCTTAGAATCACTGTGAACCCTTCTACAGGTCAAGCTAACATGCACATGCCTATCTACGATCCATTGAACTACATGCTCTTCGTAGAGAACTTGACAGCAGTCATTGCGGGCATCAACCCCTCTAAGGCAGACTGCTACAGGGAGAAAGCACTCGAGGTTATAAGCACTGTTACACAGCTTGCTGCAGATAACTATAGAAGATACCTGGGGGTTCCAGCAGTAGTAGATTCACCGGGAGTACAGTATGCTGTTGAATGGATGGGGTTCAAAGTCTTGAGATCCCTACAGCCCGAGCATGAAGTTGAGCCACAGCCAACAGACTTGAAGACTGTAGAAGACTTAATGAGAAGCGGGAGCGTGAAGATAGCATTCGTATCATCTCCTGTGACTGGAACTCCAGGCAGGATGCTTGTAGAGATGGCTGAGAGATACAGGGTGCCAGTAGTTGAAGTTCCATCACCGTTAACATTAAACTCAACTATAGTGAAGCTCAAGCTAGTGGCGAGTAGAGTAGAGGAGGCCGGCATAAAGCCTGAAACAGCCCAGGAGGCTTGTAGTGTAAGCGTGGACTACAGGAGAGAACAAGAGGTTCAGTACGCGCTCATAGCTGCTTACACTATTATAGGCTTCACGCTGGGTGTACTTGCATCGAGATGGGCTAGTAGAAGAGGGTTGAAGAGGTGA
- a CDS encoding ArsR family transcriptional regulator: MYREKNAEALIVKYLLRNPGGSVYQSQLSKDLNIDSRVVSKVLVKLEKLGAVGREPVMYNSRKTFLLKPNREKLLELAEELGVGIFLEEAFKSVMDIPCMKCPHIDRCYEGGYHDPSTCTLLTNYLRSLVKESRPLKASPRGS; this comes from the coding sequence ATGTATAGAGAGAAGAATGCTGAAGCCTTAATCGTAAAGTACCTACTAAGGAATCCAGGCGGTAGTGTATACCAGAGCCAGCTGAGCAAGGACTTGAATATAGATTCAAGAGTCGTCTCAAAAGTACTCGTAAAATTGGAGAAACTGGGAGCTGTGGGGAGAGAGCCTGTAATGTATAATAGTAGAAAGACCTTCCTGTTGAAGCCTAATAGAGAGAAGCTACTCGAGCTTGCAGAAGAACTAGGAGTAGGCATCTTCCTCGAGGAAGCCTTCAAGAGCGTCATGGATATACCATGCATGAAATGCCCCCATATAGATAGATGCTACGAGGGAGGATACCATGATCCTTCAACATGCACCTTGCTAACAAACTACTTGAGGAGCCTTGTGAAGGAGTCCAGGCCCCTTAAAGCATCCCCTCGTGGCTCCTAG
- a CDS encoding MBL fold metallo-hydrolase, with amino-acid sequence MLARSELKRLLEYIGVHSNGAVLLGRNVVADGFSERAIRVVTHAHIDHVLGLEDSVKFSKIIAGTAVTLDLIEALGYVDRSILPLYKLKKKQLKYGECDTTSDDRLCLLPASHIPGSTQVYVESDGFRLGYTGDFKLDESTVIMKGLDALVIEATYGNPHYRRPFKKEVPVLLVDLVEEGLRRYKRVYIYGYHGKLQEAMMILRERGVDAPFMLPRKIFNVTRLLEKHGFRINDYWAEEEYRGFNNERVVVFKHMRAAEYRRLDGSGLHIILSGWEFKEPARRLDEYTFLLALSDHADFDELVEYVEKGGPGLVVVDASREGEAWSLRESLVKKGFCSIVMPSMNLHEQLEECKG; translated from the coding sequence ATGCTGGCGAGAAGCGAGCTTAAGAGGCTGCTCGAGTATATTGGAGTGCACAGTAATGGAGCCGTGCTACTCGGGAGAAACGTGGTTGCTGATGGATTCTCAGAGAGAGCTATAAGAGTTGTAACTCATGCCCACATAGACCATGTCTTAGGATTAGAGGATAGCGTTAAGTTCTCGAAGATTATAGCGGGAACCGCTGTAACCCTAGATCTCATCGAAGCACTAGGCTATGTTGATCGATCGATCCTCCCCCTCTACAAGCTGAAAAAGAAGCAGTTGAAGTATGGTGAGTGCGATACAACCAGTGATGATAGGCTATGCCTCCTGCCAGCCTCCCATATCCCCGGGTCCACGCAAGTATATGTTGAATCCGATGGATTTAGGCTTGGATATACAGGCGACTTCAAGCTTGATGAAAGCACAGTTATCATGAAAGGGCTTGATGCCCTAGTCATTGAGGCAACATACGGTAACCCACACTACCGCCGGCCATTCAAGAAGGAGGTTCCAGTGCTACTCGTGGATCTAGTGGAAGAAGGGCTTCGACGCTACAAGCGAGTCTACATTTACGGCTATCACGGGAAGCTGCAGGAGGCTATGATGATACTGAGAGAAAGGGGTGTTGACGCCCCCTTCATGCTGCCACGTAAGATATTCAATGTGACAAGGCTACTAGAGAAGCATGGATTCAGAATTAACGACTACTGGGCTGAAGAAGAATACCGTGGATTCAACAATGAGAGAGTAGTAGTATTCAAGCATATGAGGGCAGCAGAGTATAGAAGGCTTGATGGAAGCGGACTCCACATTATTCTAAGTGGCTGGGAGTTCAAGGAGCCTGCTAGAAGACTAGACGAGTACACATTCCTGCTAGCTTTAAGTGATCACGCCGACTTCGACGAGCTCGTAGAGTACGTTGAGAAAGGGGGACCGGGGCTCGTGGTAGTTGATGCCTCGAGAGAAGGTGAAGCATGGAGCCTTAGAGAATCCCTAGTAAAGAAGGGCTTCTGCTCGATTGTCATGCCAAGCATGAACCTCCACGAGCAGCTAGAGGAGTGTAAGGGATGA
- a CDS encoding ATP-binding cassette domain-containing protein: MSAVDNGIHAEIKLAGFNSKHPVIVESTLRVETGRTVMVAGPSGTGKTLLLLAVTGVLKHFLNGVVEGSISLNGLNPLDYSEYTRIPSEVGFIMQDPERQIIYPTPLDEATVVLEARGYSYEEARRKAFQILGTLGLAGKAEEHVENLSGGEKKRLAIALSIIHDPRVLLLDEPSSSLDPNGVGLVKKIIAEGKKKGCSILLTEHKVEFFTDVVDEVYVLAERKIQALRKGFPVNYEKAVECREASNSSGEVVIEARGLSVGYNTPLVRDVNMHVRRGEVVVLAGPNGSGKTTILRTLAGFIRPLEGEVKGGGRGVFYAPQNPDIAFIHGSVEKELLDVSRRTGVGFEELVSMYPWFSEVRRLHPLRLSHGQRRWLTLLISYAYGSRLMILDEPTSGIDYALYNRLIELLRELKLKKRGILIATHDPRLIADVADRVYVVGDGGVREADKCSVVEAMYKSISRGYT, from the coding sequence GTGAGTGCTGTGGATAACGGGATACACGCGGAGATCAAGCTAGCCGGCTTCAACTCCAAGCATCCTGTCATAGTTGAGAGCACGCTGAGAGTTGAGACTGGTAGAACTGTAATGGTGGCCGGGCCCTCGGGTACGGGCAAGACACTACTCCTCCTAGCGGTTACAGGTGTTCTCAAGCACTTTCTAAACGGGGTTGTAGAAGGCTCTATCAGCCTCAACGGCTTAAACCCCCTGGATTACAGTGAGTACACTAGGATACCCAGTGAAGTAGGCTTTATAATGCAGGATCCGGAGAGGCAGATCATCTACCCGACACCTCTCGATGAAGCTACAGTGGTCTTAGAAGCAAGAGGCTACAGTTACGAGGAGGCTAGGAGGAAGGCGTTTCAAATCCTCGGGACTCTAGGCTTAGCTGGCAAAGCGGAGGAGCACGTGGAGAATTTATCTGGTGGTGAGAAAAAGCGTTTAGCTATAGCGCTCTCAATAATACATGATCCAAGAGTACTTCTGCTTGACGAGCCTTCATCAAGCCTTGACCCGAATGGGGTAGGGCTAGTCAAGAAGATCATTGCTGAAGGGAAGAAGAAGGGGTGTTCAATCCTTCTCACAGAGCATAAAGTGGAATTCTTCACTGATGTAGTTGACGAGGTCTACGTGCTTGCAGAGCGTAAGATACAGGCCCTGAGGAAAGGCTTCCCAGTTAACTACGAGAAGGCAGTTGAATGCAGAGAAGCCTCTAATTCTAGTGGTGAAGTAGTAATTGAAGCACGGGGTCTATCAGTCGGGTATAATACCCCACTAGTTAGAGACGTCAACATGCATGTAAGACGCGGTGAGGTGGTAGTCCTAGCAGGACCTAACGGCTCGGGTAAAACTACTATACTGAGGACACTAGCAGGATTCATTAGGCCACTGGAAGGCGAGGTTAAAGGTGGTGGTAGAGGAGTCTTCTACGCCCCCCAGAACCCGGATATAGCTTTCATTCATGGAAGCGTTGAAAAAGAGCTATTAGATGTATCCCGTAGAACAGGCGTAGGGTTCGAGGAGCTGGTGTCAATGTACCCATGGTTCAGTGAGGTACGCCGGCTACACCCCCTCCGTTTAAGCCATGGTCAGAGGAGGTGGTTGACTCTACTTATCTCCTATGCCTACGGGTCACGCTTAATGATACTTGATGAACCCACATCCGGGATAGACTATGCTTTGTACAACAGGCTTATCGAGCTCCTCAGAGAGTTAAAGTTGAAGAAGCGCGGTATCCTCATAGCAACTCATGACCCGAGGCTCATTGCAGATGTAGCTGATAGAGTCTACGTGGTTGGAGATGGAGGGGTTCGCGAAGCCGATAAGTGTAGTGTAGTTGAAGCTATGTACAAATCTATTAGCAGGGGGTATACGTGA
- a CDS encoding glycosyltransferase family 4 protein — MGEYILVKHHMFNTYLMGPGGSEYVTLETAIALAKKGYTVYIDSATLNSKCKLMELIEYYGLNYSEARSIGLGDPGGKPVLTVNTSGDVLSGIGDVLYLHYPSFLDHETYYPGLKGLSSIVGKTYSLINSLVFPLIMRRVKVYIANSRLTASFFEKYYGIRPHIIPPPVNIDDIIEKPLPPRYERKPVVLTVARISPEKHVENTIYVASRLRKLGVKADFIVAGTLSKYNIDYYDHLLELAVKVGVDDLVDFKTNISRRELIELYRESMVYLHPTPREHFGISVVEAMAAGVPTVLPVESGSWIDIAERDRSIALPYKSLSDAASAVKLLLEREELWLELSESSKMRARRMDRHSFHSKLYNTVEPLLAPR; from the coding sequence ATGGGAGAGTACATTCTAGTGAAACACCACATGTTTAACACGTACCTTATGGGGCCAGGGGGCTCAGAGTATGTGACTCTTGAAACAGCTATAGCATTAGCTAAGAAAGGCTACACAGTTTACATTGACTCAGCAACCTTGAACTCTAAGTGCAAGTTAATGGAGCTAATCGAGTACTACGGTTTAAACTATAGTGAAGCTAGATCAATAGGGCTCGGAGACCCCGGGGGAAAACCTGTTCTAACAGTTAACACGAGTGGAGACGTGTTATCCGGGATTGGCGACGTCCTATACCTCCATTACCCTTCATTCCTCGACCACGAGACATACTACCCTGGTCTCAAGGGGTTATCAAGCATTGTAGGGAAAACCTACTCACTTATAAACTCGCTTGTATTCCCCTTGATCATGAGGCGTGTTAAAGTCTATATAGCTAACTCGAGGCTTACAGCTTCATTCTTCGAGAAATACTATGGTATTAGACCTCACATCATCCCCCCACCGGTCAACATAGATGACATCATCGAGAAGCCACTGCCACCGCGATACGAGAGAAAACCAGTAGTGCTCACAGTTGCCCGTATAAGCCCTGAGAAACACGTAGAGAACACTATATATGTGGCTAGCAGGCTGCGAAAACTAGGAGTTAAAGCTGACTTCATCGTAGCTGGGACTCTTTCAAAATACAATATAGACTACTATGACCATCTCCTAGAGCTAGCCGTCAAGGTAGGTGTCGACGACCTAGTAGACTTTAAAACTAATATCTCGAGAAGAGAGCTTATAGAGCTCTACAGAGAGTCAATGGTTTACCTTCATCCTACCCCCAGAGAGCACTTCGGTATCTCAGTTGTTGAAGCCATGGCTGCCGGGGTACCCACAGTACTACCCGTGGAGTCTGGGAGCTGGATTGACATAGCAGAGAGAGATAGAAGTATTGCTCTACCATACAAGAGCCTAAGTGATGCAGCCTCGGCAGTTAAACTACTATTAGAGAGGGAGGAGCTATGGTTAGAATTAAGCGAGTCCAGCAAGATGAGAGCAAGAAGAATGGACAGGCATTCATTCCACAGTAAACTATATAATACCGTGGAACCCTTACTTGCACCTAGATGA
- a CDS encoding metal ABC transporter permease: MKGIEPLVFLAAVLLTSPMLLLEGSETVGVERITAYILTSLAFSSVGILAYYRGLEFLTAGSTHASFLAVTVGYLISAMHGLNLYYSALPVGLILVYTAGYLVYRGMDPVKVSSFFVSFTTALGVLVAYYTLTRFPAQYSLSSIMLGDPVLMTRQDAVFAMVLSVIIVAVAIAVYRPIVFISVDPVSARVSGLNMRLYDLATFTLIGLATIGLLRVSGYIMEHVMIFLPPLIGARFSTSSRDHFASTLLSSTMASVLGYTLALNYGLSPVGLSGLILIAVYVYFLARGR; encoded by the coding sequence TTGAAGGGGATTGAACCACTAGTTTTCCTAGCCGCCGTTCTCCTCACATCCCCTATGCTACTGCTCGAAGGCTCTGAGACTGTTGGAGTAGAGAGAATCACCGCCTACATACTAACCAGCCTGGCTTTCAGCAGCGTGGGTATACTAGCATACTACAGGGGGCTGGAGTTCCTCACAGCCGGGTCAACACATGCGAGCTTCCTAGCGGTTACAGTAGGCTACCTGATTTCAGCTATGCATGGATTAAACCTCTATTACTCAGCTCTCCCCGTGGGATTAATACTAGTGTACACTGCAGGCTACCTGGTTTACAGGGGTATGGATCCAGTTAAAGTTTCATCTTTCTTCGTATCCTTTACTACAGCTCTGGGCGTGCTGGTAGCATACTACACGCTAACTAGATTCCCAGCTCAGTATAGTTTATCAAGTATTATGCTAGGCGACCCAGTACTAATGACGAGACAGGATGCAGTCTTCGCCATGGTGCTCTCAGTAATAATAGTAGCTGTAGCAATCGCTGTCTACAGGCCAATAGTATTCATTAGCGTGGATCCTGTGTCAGCTAGAGTCTCCGGCTTGAACATGAGACTCTACGATCTAGCAACATTTACGCTTATAGGTTTAGCGACAATAGGCTTGCTGAGAGTTAGCGGCTACATAATGGAGCACGTAATGATATTTCTCCCGCCTCTCATAGGAGCTAGATTCTCTACCAGCAGTAGAGATCACTTTGCCAGCACACTGCTCTCATCAACCATGGCATCAGTACTCGGGTACACTCTAGCCTTAAACTATGGTTTAAGCCCTGTAGGCTTAAGCGGCTTAATCCTAATAGCTGTATACGTATACTTCCTTGCGAGGGGAAGATAA
- a CDS encoding CopG family transcriptional regulator: MSSEGSKREIRILVDEALYRELEKRAISEGFSDVSSYILSLITARIPLEKPSLDSFERLRARLERFIQDEINKSLASIEVLRRQVTDLTQRVEELEDRIKSIEGREAVEAVEAAVEKAGRPRKPGKTGMERLREDKVLFESSLPPRIQRDRLFSYFERMGAVILHLSRERIAVDPEYWREFKEKLFNEVKSSSEEELKRILGDKGFALWKNLYEDGMIVYDSKTRSWKPASGELRDK, translated from the coding sequence ATGAGCAGTGAGGGGAGTAAAAGAGAGATTAGAATACTTGTAGATGAAGCACTCTACAGGGAGCTTGAGAAGAGGGCTATTTCTGAGGGTTTTAGTGATGTATCCAGCTATATTCTCAGCTTGATTACAGCTAGAATACCCTTAGAGAAGCCTAGCTTAGATAGCTTTGAGAGACTGAGGGCTCGCCTAGAGAGATTTATCCAGGATGAAATCAACAAGAGTTTAGCGTCAATTGAAGTCTTAAGACGGCAGGTTACCGATCTCACCCAGAGAGTTGAGGAGCTAGAAGATAGAATTAAGAGTATTGAGGGGAGGGAGGCTGTAGAAGCTGTTGAAGCAGCCGTCGAGAAAGCTGGCAGGCCCCGTAAGCCGGGTAAGACGGGGATGGAGAGGCTGAGAGAGGATAAAGTACTCTTCGAGAGCTCTCTCCCACCGAGAATTCAACGCGATAGACTCTTCTCATATTTTGAGAGAATGGGGGCTGTAATCCTACATTTAAGCAGGGAGCGGATAGCTGTAGACCCAGAGTACTGGAGGGAGTTTAAGGAGAAGTTGTTTAATGAGGTTAAGAGTAGTAGTGAAGAAGAGTTGAAGAGAATCCTAGGAGATAAAGGGTTTGCTCTCTGGAAAAACTTATATGAGGATGGCATGATCGTATATGACTCTAAGACGAGGAGCTGGAAGCCAGCGTCCGGTGAGCTGAGAGATAAATAG
- a CDS encoding ribbon-helix-helix domain-containing protein, with protein sequence MSMVRKTSKRRFGVSIPSSMAEKLDLLSEMFRCDRSTLVSNALNEYVHENLHEREEHECEGVVVAYSQTPLSSKLITDFNSIIVAYCSYKLKERYIHVLVVKGSSRLIRELRSILAANTRIQRYLPLDYFEEA encoded by the coding sequence ATGAGCATGGTTAGAAAGACAAGTAAGAGGAGGTTCGGGGTTAGCATTCCTTCAAGCATGGCGGAGAAACTAGACTTGCTTAGCGAAATGTTCCGGTGCGATAGGTCAACACTGGTCTCAAATGCTCTAAACGAGTACGTGCATGAAAACCTCCATGAAAGAGAGGAACACGAGTGCGAAGGTGTAGTCGTAGCCTACTCTCAGACCCCGCTTTCCTCAAAGCTCATTACAGACTTCAATAGCATAATAGTAGCATACTGCTCGTACAAGCTGAAGGAGAGATATATCCACGTGCTCGTAGTTAAAGGTTCATCAAGACTTATCCGGGAGCTGAGAAGCATTCTCGCAGCAAATACTAGAATACAGAGATACCTACCCTTAGACTACTTCGAGGAGGCGTGA